The DNA segment ATCGACGCGCGCAGGCTGAGCTTCTCGTCGATCTTGTTGGTGGTGACGCCGTCGCGGTCGGTCTCGACGAGGAAGCCGCGGACGGGGGTGCCGTCCTCGGTGTGGTCCTTCGCCCAGACGACGGCGACGTCCGAGATCGGGGAGTTCGTGATCCACGTCTTCGAGCCGTTCAAGACGTAATCGTCACCGTCGGCCTCGGCGCGCGTCTCCATCGCGGAGGGGTTCGAGCCGTGCTCCGGCTCCGTGAGTCCGAAGCAGCCGACCGCCTCGCCGGTGCCGAGCTTCGGCAGCCACTCCTCCTTCTGCTCGTCGCTGCCGAACGCGTGGATCGGGTACATCACCAGCGCGCCCTGCACGCTCGCCATCGAGCGGAGCCCGGAGTCGCACGCCTCCAGCTCGCGCATCAGCAGGCCGTACGCCGTCTCGCTGACGCCCGGCAGGCCGTACCCCTCCAGGTTCGGCGCGTAGAATCCCATCTCGCCCATCTTCGGGATGAGCTCTTCGGGGAACGTGCCGTCGATCCAGTGCTGGCCGATGTCGTCGACCTCGCCGTCGATGAACGACCGGGCGGAGTCGACGAGCATCCGCTCCTCCTCGGACAGGGTCGACTCCATGTCGAAGTAATCGAGCATACGATCGCTTGCGATCCCAAGGATAAATAAGTATACTCTCGGCGGCCGAGCGGTCGGGATCGGGCGTCGCCACGGGCGCCGAGGGGTGCCCGAGGTCGGCCCCGCGAAGGCGACCGAAACCGCCTCAGAACCCGTCGGTCCCCTCGAGGAGGTGCTCCTCGACGACGTCCATGTCCAGCTCGATCCCGAGGCCGGGCGTCTCGGGGACTTCGATGCGGCCGTCCTCGATCAGCGGCTCGTCGCGCGCCAGCAGGTCGTCCCACCAGTCGACCTCCAGCGCGTGGTACTCCAGGAGGTCGAAGTTCGGCGTGGCCGCGCCGAGGTGGACGCAGGCCATCGTCCCCACCGGGCTACAGACGTTGTGCGGGGACATCGGCATGTAGTTCTCCTCGGCGCGGTCGGCGATCCGCATCGTCTCCGTGAGGCCGCCGACCGTGGCCGGGTCCGGGGTGACGACGTCGACGCCGTGCTCGTAGATCAGGTCCGACAGCTCGAAGACGCGGAACCGGTTCTCGCCGGTCGCGACCGGCGTCCGGGTGGCCTTCGTCACCTCCTTCTGGGCCTCCATGTTCTCCGGCGGGATCAGGTCCTCTAACCACATCAGGTCGAACTCCTCTAACTCGTGGGCGAGCCGCTTCGCGCTCTCGACGGAGTAGTCCCAGTGGCAGTCGAACGCGAGGTCGACGTCGTAGCCGATCTCCTCGCGCACGGCCGCGACGATCTCCTTTTTCTCCCGGATCGCCGCGTTCGTCAGGCGCCCGTTGTACGGGTCGTTCTCGTTGTCCGCGGGGAGGTCGAGGTCGAACTTCAGCGCCTCGAACCCCATGTCGGTGACGCGGGCGGCCTCGGCGGCGTACGCCTCCGGGGAGTACGCCTCGGCCTCGGCGTAGGCGGTGGCGCCGTCCTCCACCGCGTACGCCTCGCCGGCGTGGCAGTCGCAGTAGAGCCGGACCTCGTCGCGGTACTTCGAGCCGAGCAGCTGGTAGACCGGGAGGCCGAGGATCTTCCCGGCGGCGTCCAGCAGCGCGATCTCGATGCCGGAGGCCGCGGTGACGACCTTCCCGGTCGTGCCGCCGTGGCCCGACATCTCCTGGAAGATGTACCGCACGAGGCGCTCGACGTCGAGCGGGTTCTCGCCGATGAGGAACCGGTTCGTGTACTCGACGAGCTCCGGGACGCCGCCGCCGCGGTACGACTCGCCGATGCCGGTGACGCCGGCGTCGGTCTCCACCTTGATCAGGTTCCACTCGAAGTTCCCCTCGACGACGCAGGCGTCGATGTTCGTGATCTGTACGTCTCGGTCCGGGTCGCGGGTGTCGATCTGGTCTGAGTAGTCTCGCATGTGTGTGGTTGAATGGTATTCGTCGGGGTCAGTCGTCTCTGAACCGCTCCAGCGCGTCCTCGTCCAAGGGGACGCCGTGACCGGGGCGGTCCGGGAGGTCGATGGTGCCGTCGTCGCCGGGCTTCACGGGATCGGCGACGACGTCGTCGAACGCCTTCACATCCATGTCGCGGTAGAAGTACTCCACCCAGAGGCCGTTCTCGATGGCGCCGAGCAGGGAGGCGTGGATGTTCCAGTTGTAGTGGGGCGCGATCTGAATGTCGTACGCCGAGGCGTGGTTCGCGATCTTCAGCCACTCCGTCACCCCGCCGCAGACGGTGACGTCGGGCTGGAGGATCGTCGCCGCGCCCGTGTCGGCGAGCCGGGCGAAGTTGTGCCGCGTTCCCTCCAGCTCGCCGGTGGCGACGGGGTAGTCGATCCCGTCGTTCACCTCGGCCATCGTGTCGACGCGGTCGATCATCACGGGCTCCTCGATGAAGTACGGGTCGTACGGCTCGAACGCCCGGCAGTTGCGGAGCGCCTCCGTGCTGGACTCCCAGACGCCGTTGGCGTCGAGCAGGAGGGTTCGGTCGTCGCCGATCTCGTCTCGCACCGCGGCGACGCGCTCGGCCTCCTCTCCGGCCGAGAGGCGGCCGACCTTCATCTTCACGACGTCGTGGCCCTCGTCGAGGTAGCGCCGCATCTCGCCGCGGAGCGCCTCGTGACCCTTGTCGTCGCGGTAGTAGCCCCCGCTGGCGTACGACGGGACCGACTCGGAGTGGCCGCCCAGTAGCTTGTGGAGGGGCATGTCGGCGGCCTTCGCCTTCACGTCCCAGAGCGCGATGTCGACGGTGGAGATGGCGCGCAGGAAGAGGCCGGTCCGGCCGATCTGGACGTTGCCCTCGTACATCTCGTGCCACAGGCGCTCGGTGTCGCGGGGGTCCTCGCCGACGAGGATCGGTTCGAGCAGCGACTCGACCGCGTCGGCGATGAGGCCGGCGCCCTCGTACCCCAGCGAGTAGCCGACACCCTCGTGGCCGGTGTCCGTCCGCACGTACGTGATCGCGTGGTCCCGATAGGTGAGCGTCCGGTTGGAGAAGGAGACGGGCGACTCCAGCGGCAGCTTGATCGGGAACGACTCGACTTCGGTTATCTGCATACGTGCAGCGGCGTCACACGGGTACAAGTAGACCCCCGTATCGGCAACACTCTCAGCCGCGGCGGTCGTGACCGCTCACCCGCAGCTTTTGTATCGGGGCCGCGAGGGCCCCACATGGAGTTCCCCGACCGATCCGACGTGGACGGGCTCATCGACCCGCAGCCGCTCCCGGGGTTCGCGCGGGTGCGGTACGAGCCGGAGACCGACCGCCTCGACGACCCCGTCGGGGCGGCGCGCGAGGCGCTCGACGACCTCGACCTCGACCTCGACGGCCTTCCCGCGGGCGCGACCGTGGCCGTCGGGGTCGGC comes from the Halorubrum depositum genome and includes:
- a CDS encoding acyl-CoA dehydrogenase family protein — its product is MLDYFDMESTLSEEERMLVDSARSFIDGEVDDIGQHWIDGTFPEELIPKMGEMGFYAPNLEGYGLPGVSETAYGLLMRELEACDSGLRSMASVQGALVMYPIHAFGSDEQKEEWLPKLGTGEAVGCFGLTEPEHGSNPSAMETRAEADGDDYVLNGSKTWITNSPISDVAVVWAKDHTEDGTPVRGFLVETDRDGVTTNKIDEKLSLRASITGEISLQDVHVPAENVLPEVTGMKGPLSCLTQARYGIAWGAVGAAQDCFEVARQYATDREQFGKPIGGFQMQQQKLAEMATQITLAQLLAHRLADLKEAGEMRPQHVSMAKRNNVRTARDQSRIAREMLGGNGITADYSPMRHMTNMETVYTYEGTHDIHTLILGEDLTGMQAYQ
- a CDS encoding mandelate racemase/muconate lactonizing enzyme family protein: MQITEVESFPIKLPLESPVSFSNRTLTYRDHAITYVRTDTGHEGVGYSLGYEGAGLIADAVESLLEPILVGEDPRDTERLWHEMYEGNVQIGRTGLFLRAISTVDIALWDVKAKAADMPLHKLLGGHSESVPSYASGGYYRDDKGHEALRGEMRRYLDEGHDVVKMKVGRLSAGEEAERVAAVRDEIGDDRTLLLDANGVWESSTEALRNCRAFEPYDPYFIEEPVMIDRVDTMAEVNDGIDYPVATGELEGTRHNFARLADTGAATILQPDVTVCGGVTEWLKIANHASAYDIQIAPHYNWNIHASLLGAIENGLWVEYFYRDMDVKAFDDVVADPVKPGDDGTIDLPDRPGHGVPLDEDALERFRDD
- a CDS encoding mandelate racemase/muconate lactonizing enzyme family protein codes for the protein MRDYSDQIDTRDPDRDVQITNIDACVVEGNFEWNLIKVETDAGVTGIGESYRGGGVPELVEYTNRFLIGENPLDVERLVRYIFQEMSGHGGTTGKVVTAASGIEIALLDAAGKILGLPVYQLLGSKYRDEVRLYCDCHAGEAYAVEDGATAYAEAEAYSPEAYAAEAARVTDMGFEALKFDLDLPADNENDPYNGRLTNAAIREKKEIVAAVREEIGYDVDLAFDCHWDYSVESAKRLAHELEEFDLMWLEDLIPPENMEAQKEVTKATRTPVATGENRFRVFELSDLIYEHGVDVVTPDPATVGGLTETMRIADRAEENYMPMSPHNVCSPVGTMACVHLGAATPNFDLLEYHALEVDWWDDLLARDEPLIEDGRIEVPETPGLGIELDMDVVEEHLLEGTDGF